Proteins found in one Takifugu rubripes chromosome 17, fTakRub1.2, whole genome shotgun sequence genomic segment:
- the p4hb gene encoding protein disulfide-isomerase: MMKFLLLCTLVVASRAEIAEEDDVLVLKKSNFDEALKAHPNILVEFYAPWCGHCNALAPQYAKAAATLKEEGSEVRLAKVDATEETDLAQEFGVRGYPTIKFFKGGDKDSPKEYSAGRQAEDIVSWLKKRTGPAVASLTGVTEAESLIADNEVAVIGFFKDGSSADAKAFEKAAEAIDEIPFAMTSDDAVFSKFEVSTDGVVLFKKFDEGRNTFDGEVTKENLLNFVKSNQLPLVIEFTEQTAPKIFGGEIKSHILMFLPKAASDFQDKMDQFKKAAEGFKGQILFIFIDSDIEDNQRILEFFGLKKEECPAIRLITLEDEMTKYKPESDAITTEGIIEFCTKFVEGKLKAHLMSQDIPEDWDKTPVKVLVGKNFEEVVFDPSKNVFVEFYAPWCGHCKQLTPIWEKLGEKYKDSADTIVAKMDSTANEIEAVKVHSFPTLKFFPAGDEHKVIDYNGERTLEGFTKFLESGGKEGGAPAGDDEDDPEADDLQDIEDDTDGEDDDGHDEL, translated from the exons ATGATGaagttcctgctcctctgtacGCTGGTTGTGGCCAGCCGGGCTGAAATCGCCGAAGAAGATGACGTTCTGGTGCTGAAGAAAAGTAACTTCGACGAGGCTCTCAAAGCTCATCCTAACATTCTGGTTGAATTCT ATGCCCCATGGTGTGGTCACTGCAACGCCCTGGCTCCCCAGTACGCAAAGGCTGCTGCCACGCTAAAGGAAGAGGGTTCTGAAGTGCGCCTGGCAAAGGTGGACGCCACAGAGGAGACGGACCTAGCCCAAGAGTTTGGAGTCCGAGGATACCCCACCATCAAATTTTTCAAAGGAGGAGATAAAGATTCTCCAAAAGAGTACTCTG ctggcagacaggcagaggacATCGTCAGTTGGCTGAAGAAGCGCACAGGCCCCGCTGTCGCCAGCCTGACAGGCGTGACTGAAGCCGAGTCTCTGATTGCCGACAATGAGGTGGCCGTCATCGGATTCTTCAAG GATGGTAGCTCTGCTGATGCAAAGGCATTTGAAAAAGCAGCCGAAGCCATTGATGAAATTCCCTTTGCCATGACCTCGGACGACGCAGTTTTCTCAAAGTTCGAGGTGTCCACGGACGGTGTTGTCCTCTTCAAGAAG TTTGATGAAGGTCGCAACACTTTTGATGGCGAGGTGACCAAAGAGAACCTCCTGAATTTTGTCAAGTCCAACCAGCTGCCTCTTGTCATCGAGTTCACCGAGCAG ACTGCTCCTAAAATCTTTGGTGGTGAAATCAAGTCCCACATCCTCATGTTCCTGCCTAAAGCTGCTTCAGATTTCCAAGACAAAATGGACCAGTTTAAGAAAGCTGCCGAAGGGTTTAAGGGTCAG ATCCTCTTCATATTCATTGACAGTGATATTGAGGACAACCAGCGCATCCTTGAGTTCTTTGGCCTGAAGAAAGAGGAGTGTCCAGCCATCCGCCTGATTACTCTGGAGGATGAGATGACCAAGTACAAGCCTGAGAGTGATGCCATCACCACCGAGGGCATCATTGAGTTCTGCACGAAGTTCGTAGAGGGCAAACTCAAG GCCCACCTCATGAGCCAGGACATCCCTGAAGACTGGGACAAAACCCCTGTTAAGGTTTTGGTTGGCAAAAATTTCGAAGAAGTTGTCTTTGATCCCTCAAAGAACGTCTTTGTGGAATTCT ATGCACCTTGGTGTGGACATTGCAAACAGCTGACTCCCATCTGGGAGAAGCTCGGTGAGAAGTACAAAGACAGCGCTGACACCATTGTGGCCAAGATGGACTCCACAGCCAATGAGATCGAAGCGGTTAAGGTCCACAGCTTCCCCACACTCAAATTCTTCCCTGCAGGAGATGAGCATAAG GTGATCGACTACAATGGGGAAAGAACGCTGGAAGGCTTTACCAAGTTCCTGGAGAGCGGCGGTAAAGAGGGCGGTGCCCCTGCAGGGGACGATGAGGACGACCCGGAGGCAGAT GATTTACAGGACATTGAGGACGACACCGATGGTGAAGACGATGACGGACACGACGAATTGTAG
- the LOC101078406 gene encoding aly/REF export factor 2: MADKVNMSLDDIIKLNKKAGSGREGGSSRPTGRSSGRRPSRPARDRRDNFQRERNDRYTPYTRPSELPDKWQHDLFEEHANGPQSSEAEGSAKLLVSNLDFGVSDSDLRELFAEFGPLKEASVHYDRSGRSKGTADVHFELKADALKALKQYNGVPLDGHPMKIQQVTSQVEASSRTSTAGGFDRTRLGQPKFDWGEKSRSARGGNFRSRGGRGGGGRGRGRGGGGGGGGGRPQLSAEELDAQLDAYNAKMDTS, translated from the exons ATGGCCGACAAGGTGAACATGTCTCTGGACGACATCATAAAACTAAATAAGAAAGCAGGCAGTGGACGCGAAGGTGGCTCATCTAGACCAACTGGAAGAAGTTCAGGCCGTCGGCCATCGAGGCCGGCGCGGGATCGTCGTGACAACTTTCAGCGCGAAAGAAACGACAGATACACCCCATACACCCGG CCCAGCGAGCTACCAGACAAATGGCAGCATGACTTGTTTGAGGAGCACGCCAATGGACCTCAAAGCAGTGAAGCAGAAGGCAGCGCGAAACTCTTGGTTTCCAACCTGGACTTTGGTGTGTCCGACTCCGATCTCAGG GAATTGTTTGCAGAGTTCGGGCCATTAAAAGAGGCATCCGTCCACTATGACCGGTCAGGCCGCAGTAAAGGAACAGCGGATGTTCATTTTGAACTTAAGGCAGATGCACTGAAAGCCTTAAAGCAATACAATGGTGTCCCTCTTGATG GCCACCCAATGAAAATCCAACAAGTGACATCACAAGTGGAGGCAAGCAGTAGAACATCCACAGCAGG AGGATTTGACAGAACCAGGCTTGGGCAGCCTAAGTTtgactggggggaaaaaagccgaAGCGCACGTGGCGGGAACTTTAGAAgtcggggaggaagaggaggaggggggagaggaagaggaagaggaggaggaggaggaggaggaggaggccgacCTCAACTGTctgcagaggagctggatgCCCAGTTAGATGCCTACAATGCCAAA ATGGACACCAGTTAG